A single genomic interval of Microcoleus sp. AS-A8 harbors:
- a CDS encoding transposase produces MRTAYQYRLRPTKQQVTEIDRWLSMLCSQYNYLLADRFNWYEQNRSPVNACPLVCHLPKLRDNPDYYSQKKTLPQLKKTHPWYAEIYSQVLQDVVKRVKVTFDRFLKGDSNGKRSGKPRFKARNRYRTFTYPQMKDGCLQGNLINLPMFGKVKVILHRPISDGFKVKTASVTKKADGYYVTLSLEDETVPEIKPDFNPDKITGVDVGLKEFLTTSEGETVVIPQHYRKSQKRLRVIQKRISRRKKGSNGRLKAIKQLGKQHKKVADKRKDFHFKTANWLLSKYDVVAHEDLNVKGLARTRLAKSVLDAGWSSFLSILTNKAENAGLLVVPVSAHKTTQDCSNCGEKVPKKLHVRWHCCSCGCELDRDHNAAINVKNRAEGHPVLKAQRLLSDSRIGCEAYTIPILRLV; encoded by the coding sequence ATGAGAACAGCTTATCAGTACCGATTACGTCCAACAAAACAGCAAGTCACTGAAATTGATAGATGGTTGTCAATGCTTTGTAGCCAGTACAACTACTTGCTGGCTGATAGGTTTAATTGGTACGAGCAAAACCGTTCTCCTGTTAACGCTTGCCCCCTTGTTTGTCATCTACCAAAGTTGCGAGACAATCCAGACTATTACTCGCAAAAGAAGACGTTGCCTCAGCTTAAGAAAACTCATCCTTGGTATGCAGAGATTTATTCTCAAGTCCTTCAGGATGTTGTCAAACGGGTCAAGGTAACATTTGACCGATTTCTTAAAGGAGATAGCAACGGTAAACGTAGCGGCAAGCCACGTTTCAAGGCGCGTAACCGTTACCGCACCTTTACTTATCCCCAGATGAAGGACGGGTGTTTGCAAGGCAATCTAATCAACTTGCCTATGTTCGGCAAAGTTAAAGTTATCTTGCATCGTCCTATAAGTGATGGGTTTAAGGTCAAAACAGCTTCTGTTACGAAAAAAGCTGACGGGTATTACGTTACACTTTCCTTAGAAGACGAGACAGTTCCTGAAATCAAGCCAGACTTCAACCCAGATAAAATCACTGGGGTTGATGTTGGTTTGAAAGAATTTTTAACAACTTCTGAAGGTGAAACTGTTGTCATCCCTCAACACTACCGCAAATCTCAGAAGCGTCTACGGGTTATCCAAAAACGGATATCACGTAGAAAAAAGGGAAGTAATGGCAGGCTTAAAGCCATCAAGCAACTAGGAAAACAACACAAGAAAGTCGCAGACAAACGGAAAGATTTTCATTTTAAGACAGCTAATTGGCTGTTATCAAAATATGATGTAGTTGCTCACGAAGATTTGAACGTAAAGGGTCTTGCTCGAACAAGATTGGCTAAATCTGTTTTGGACGCAGGTTGGTCTAGCTTTCTGTCGATACTAACAAACAAAGCCGAAAATGCTGGTTTGTTGGTTGTCCCAGTAAGTGCCCATAAAACTACACAGGATTGCTCCAATTGTGGCGAAAAAGTGCCAAAGAAGCTGCATGTTCGTTGGCATTGTTGTTCATGCGGATGTGAACTAGACCGTGACCATAACGCAGCGATTAACGTAAAAAATAGAGCCGAGGGGCATCCGGTTCTTAAAGCACAACGCCTCCTAAGCGATAGCCGGATTGGTTGTGAAGCCTACACCATACCTATACTCAGGTTGGTGTAG
- a CDS encoding HPP family protein, whose amino-acid sequence MAPFGATSVLIFGVPDSPLAQPRNVIGGNLVAAFVSLIILHLFGAEPWTMGLAVATAIGLMQLTRTLHPPSGAVALVVMMTKAPWHFLLTPTLEGSIILVLCAVVFNNLAEERTYPKHWL is encoded by the coding sequence ATGGCTCCCTTTGGTGCCACTAGCGTATTAATCTTTGGCGTACCTGACAGTCCTTTAGCCCAACCCCGAAATGTGATCGGTGGTAATCTTGTCGCAGCCTTCGTTAGCCTCATAATTCTGCATCTGTTCGGTGCAGAACCTTGGACGATGGGATTAGCGGTGGCAACAGCGATTGGGCTAATGCAACTAACGCGAACATTACATCCTCCTTCGGGAGCTGTTGCTTTAGTGGTGATGATGACAAAGGCACCTTGGCACTTTCTACTAACCCCTACTCTGGAAGGTTCTATAATTCTGGTTCTATGCGCTGTAGTTTTTAATAATTTAGCCGAAGAAAGAACTTATCCCAAGCATTGGCTATGA
- a CDS encoding Type 1 glutamine amidotransferase-like domain-containing protein, which produces MNSSVPKNTLAIALIMAVALIMSMAVLVLPAAAKVTHYIQGNVADVNPPLTGPAFDLGGGGPDVDEALQWMIDQVRGCTDCSTKVDVVVIRSSGGAGYNEAISAMNGVDSVETLVLPNREDANRTDVADMIRNAEVVFFAGGDQCQYTRNFRRTGVETAVKSVYAKGGAIGGTSAGAMIQSEFVYNACSDTVESREALEDPYEDVLFTYNLFNWGNLPETIADTHFVKRDRMGRTMTFIARQIRDGIADSVLAIAVDEGTSVVVDQTGLARVMGQGPAYFILGDHMPEVCEPQTSLTFSDYKIWKVKKGSTFDLKNKPQTGYYLRSVKNGKLDSLPY; this is translated from the coding sequence ATGAATTCATCAGTGCCCAAAAACACCCTGGCAATCGCCTTGATCATGGCAGTTGCTCTGATTATGAGTATGGCAGTCTTAGTTTTACCTGCCGCTGCCAAGGTCACGCACTATATACAAGGAAATGTTGCCGATGTCAATCCTCCTTTGACGGGCCCAGCCTTTGATTTGGGCGGGGGTGGCCCTGATGTCGATGAAGCACTGCAATGGATGATCGACCAAGTTCGAGGGTGTACTGACTGTTCGACCAAGGTGGATGTTGTGGTGATTCGGTCTTCCGGGGGGGCGGGGTACAATGAGGCGATTTCGGCGATGAATGGCGTGGACTCCGTAGAAACCCTGGTTCTCCCTAACCGAGAGGATGCCAACCGTACCGATGTGGCGGACATGATTCGCAATGCCGAAGTGGTCTTCTTTGCAGGGGGTGACCAATGCCAATACACCCGGAACTTCCGCAGAACAGGGGTGGAAACGGCGGTTAAATCCGTCTATGCCAAGGGAGGGGCAATTGGTGGAACGAGTGCAGGGGCGATGATTCAAAGTGAGTTTGTCTACAACGCCTGTTCGGATACGGTTGAGTCTCGTGAGGCACTCGAAGACCCCTATGAGGATGTTCTTTTTACTTACAACTTATTCAACTGGGGGAATTTGCCAGAGACGATCGCAGACACGCACTTCGTCAAGCGCGATCGCATGGGTCGTACTATGACTTTTATTGCTCGTCAAATTAGGGATGGGATAGCTGATAGTGTGCTGGCGATCGCAGTGGATGAGGGTACGTCAGTGGTGGTCGATCAAACAGGTCTCGCACGAGTGATGGGACAGGGGCCAGCTTATTTTATTCTGGGTGACCACATGCCAGAAGTTTGTGAACCCCAAACGTCTCTGACCTTTTCCGACTACAAGATTTGGAAAGTCAAAAAGGGGAGTACATTCGACCTGAAAAATAAACCCCAGACGGGCTACTATTTGAGAAGTGTGAAAAACGGAAAACTTGACTCCCTTCCTTACTAA